The genomic segment GCGCGCGCCTTCGAGAGCGTCGCCCTCCTGATTGCGCCGCTCTTCGTAGCCCGCGCCGTCCCGCTGGCGGGGACGCTGCTCGGCAGCGGCGCGGTCTTCGGGGCCCTCGCCGCGGCGATCTTCTCCGGCCGCTTCCCCGCCTGCTTCGTGGATGGCCAGGGCCTGACGGGCTTCAAGATCGGCAGCGAGTACATGATCGTGCTGACCCTGGCGGGGGCCCTGCTCCTGCTCGCGCGGCGCAGGGGCTGCTTCGAGCCGCCGGTGTTCAGGGCCCTCGCGCTCTCGATCGTCTTCAAGATCGGCACCGAGGTCTCGTTCACCCTCTACACCGACGTCTACGGCTTCTCGAACCTCATCGGCCACCTGCTGAAGCTCGTCTCGATCGCGCTCATCTACCGGGCGCTGGTCGAGACCGCCATCGCTCGCCCCTTCGAGCTGCTCTTCCGCGAGCTCAAGCACAGTGAGGCGGCGCTGCAGGCCGAGAACATCGAGCTGGCGCAGGCGCAGGAGGCGCTGCGGCGCAAGAACGAGGAGCTCGCGGCGCTCATCGCCGAGAAGAACGAGCTGCTCGGCATCGCCGCGCACGACATCCGCTCGCCCCTGGCGGCGATCGGGATGTACGCCACGCTGCTGTCACGGACGCTTGCGGCACGGGGAGACGCGGAAGGGCTGCGCCTGCTCGCGGTCATCCGGCGGACGAACGACCGGGCCTTCGCCATGGTCAGCAACGTGCTCG from the bacterium genome contains:
- a CDS encoding MASE3 domain-containing protein codes for the protein ARAFESVALLIAPLFVARAVPLAGTLLGSGAVFGALAAAIFSGRFPACFVDGQGLTGFKIGSEYMIVLTLAGALLLLARRRGCFEPPVFRALALSIVFKIGTEVSFTLYTDVYGFSNLIGHLLKLVSIALIYRALVETAIARPFELLFRELKHSEAALQAENIELAQAQEALRRKNEELAALIAEKNELLGIAAHDIRSPLAAIGMYATLLSRTLAARGDAEGLRLLAVIRRTNDRAFAMVSNVLDMTAIESGRLRLEARSHDLRRLVEEILEVQRSLAQGKGIEIDFECEEVAPACVDPARFEQVLSNLLSNALKFSPAGTRVTVRLFGRDGRAAVSVHDQGIGIAPESLGRIFLPFATAAAEGTAGERSTGLGLAIVKKIVESHGGRIEVDSAVGGGSTFTALFPLAPPETGVADGASGRDERM